The Candidatus Methylomirabilota bacterium genome contains a region encoding:
- a CDS encoding tetratricopeptide repeat protein → MRLLVALSLLGLVLAPSAAQSAEVTLTLPPPDLAALLPLASPALDKGPVGSGPISLPPSPQPVPPLPPARIVVDLTQIPLAPAPPPRFLACNPLGTVLGVASELVECGRARFQRNELEDAREALENAVKKGSERALLREARYWLAETLIRLRQTDGVEQNLLLVVQDDPRSDIGYYGGLAYGMVLLNAAQPARALETFDNILKAGAPPEVVPWARHGRALALYGLGRFPDAREAWAGLLALSLPRSVAAESQFWLGDTLGRLGDHKNAVARLSTFTARGPQLNIESGLLRQAWWSRAGGQSLEAVQTYRGLLPAYPKLSEILWARAGLALALLDIGDYAAALEEARRLDQADAKGTLALPVLLAVDRWATEKHRVDEGRALSLELLGKNLEPAARAYVVLLGAELEREAKQPSEARGAFELVVNNPGTPALGSYAGYRLAQIDIEGREFSQAQARLDALLRQPLDADVRAAVLVLGGEAGYAARDWDQAADRYGRYLADYGSSPEAPSVQLALGWTQFRRGRFDEARKLWTQFATSQAKDPRAPGALLLASEIAARAGDTAGAQGLLDGLIQRYPEGEHAEVARLNRAILLLRAGKGASTVSDLTTLVRRAPLSPYIGRMRLARGAALMADGKPTEAARELTAALGQGEGAVAHLGLGRLAFERGQWDEAEREFVEARDGGTSAIVAAAEYGIAAVLWNQGKREDFSRFATALLAQPADARTTPYLLGSTALVAADERKWKEARVATLRLVKEFPDSDATPVVLAQVGAVAGRGGEWALASDVLQTLATRYPTHGAARDVRLDYAEALVRTGATAEARTRLQALVDASPPEDPTLPRALLLLGRSYETAGDQPQATDLYARVTRDHPAWQGAATLGQARVLMIDGKWAEAQPLFERALSASDVQVATEAAYRLGEGYRAAGRHQQAVDAYMTAAYVAPDTTLGRRALLGAGQSFAALKQPDFAVIVYKKLLASSGIETDLAEAAKKNLRALGVN, encoded by the coding sequence ATGAGGCTCCTCGTTGCCCTCTCGCTCCTGGGCCTTGTCCTGGCTCCTTCTGCTGCGCAGTCCGCCGAGGTAACGCTCACCCTGCCCCCGCCCGACCTCGCCGCTCTGCTGCCTCTGGCCTCACCAGCTCTCGACAAGGGACCCGTGGGCAGCGGCCCGATCAGTCTTCCGCCCTCGCCGCAGCCGGTCCCGCCGCTTCCGCCCGCGCGGATCGTGGTCGATCTGACCCAGATACCCCTGGCTCCCGCGCCCCCTCCGCGCTTCCTCGCGTGCAACCCGCTGGGGACGGTCCTCGGGGTTGCCTCCGAGCTCGTCGAGTGTGGACGAGCGCGCTTCCAGAGAAATGAGCTCGAGGACGCGCGAGAGGCTCTCGAGAACGCCGTGAAGAAGGGCTCCGAGCGCGCCCTCCTCCGAGAGGCGCGGTACTGGCTGGCCGAGACGCTGATCCGTCTGCGCCAGACCGACGGGGTCGAGCAGAACCTGCTCCTGGTCGTGCAGGACGATCCGCGCTCGGACATCGGATACTACGGCGGCCTCGCCTACGGTATGGTCCTCCTCAATGCCGCCCAGCCCGCGCGCGCGCTCGAGACTTTTGACAACATCCTCAAGGCGGGGGCGCCGCCCGAGGTGGTTCCGTGGGCTCGTCACGGACGCGCGCTCGCGCTCTACGGCCTGGGCCGCTTCCCCGACGCGCGCGAAGCCTGGGCGGGGCTCCTCGCCCTGAGCCTGCCGCGCTCCGTCGCCGCCGAGTCGCAGTTCTGGCTCGGCGACACGCTCGGGCGGCTCGGCGACCACAAGAATGCCGTGGCCAGGCTCTCGACGTTCACGGCGCGCGGGCCACAGCTCAACATCGAGTCGGGCCTGCTCCGCCAGGCCTGGTGGAGCCGGGCGGGCGGGCAATCCCTGGAGGCGGTGCAGACCTATCGCGGCCTCCTCCCAGCCTATCCGAAGCTGAGCGAGATTCTCTGGGCGCGGGCCGGGCTGGCCCTGGCCCTTCTCGACATCGGCGACTATGCCGCCGCGCTCGAGGAGGCGCGACGTCTCGACCAGGCCGACGCCAAGGGCACCCTGGCACTGCCCGTGCTTCTCGCCGTGGACCGCTGGGCCACGGAGAAGCATCGAGTGGACGAAGGGCGGGCCCTCTCGCTCGAGCTCCTGGGCAAGAACCTCGAGCCCGCCGCGCGCGCCTATGTCGTGCTCCTCGGCGCGGAGCTCGAGCGCGAGGCGAAGCAGCCGAGCGAGGCGCGCGGCGCCTTCGAGCTCGTCGTGAACAATCCGGGCACGCCCGCCCTCGGCTCGTACGCCGGCTATCGCCTCGCCCAGATCGATATCGAGGGACGCGAGTTCAGCCAGGCTCAGGCTCGGCTCGACGCGCTGCTTCGCCAGCCGCTCGACGCCGATGTCCGCGCGGCCGTGCTCGTGCTCGGCGGCGAGGCAGGCTATGCCGCGCGCGACTGGGACCAGGCCGCGGACCGCTATGGCCGCTATCTGGCCGACTACGGCTCCTCGCCCGAGGCGCCGTCGGTGCAGCTCGCGCTCGGCTGGACACAGTTCCGCCGGGGCCGCTTCGACGAAGCGCGCAAGCTCTGGACCCAGTTCGCCACGAGCCAGGCCAAGGACCCCCGCGCGCCGGGAGCGCTCCTGCTCGCATCCGAGATCGCCGCGCGCGCAGGTGATACGGCCGGCGCCCAGGGGCTCCTCGACGGCCTGATCCAGCGCTATCCCGAGGGCGAGCACGCGGAGGTCGCCCGGCTCAACCGGGCCATCCTCCTCCTCCGGGCCGGCAAGGGCGCGAGCACGGTGAGCGACCTGACCACGCTGGTGCGTCGCGCGCCGCTCTCGCCGTATATCGGCCGGATGCGCCTGGCCCGCGGCGCGGCCCTCATGGCCGACGGCAAGCCGACGGAGGCCGCCCGTGAGCTCACCGCCGCCCTCGGGCAAGGCGAGGGCGCCGTGGCGCATCTGGGACTTGGCCGCCTTGCCTTCGAGCGCGGCCAGTGGGATGAGGCCGAGCGGGAGTTCGTGGAGGCCCGCGATGGCGGCACCAGCGCCATCGTGGCCGCCGCCGAGTACGGCATCGCCGCGGTGCTCTGGAACCAGGGAAAGCGCGAGGACTTCAGCCGCTTCGCGACGGCCCTGCTCGCTCAGCCCGCCGATGCGAGGACGACCCCGTATCTCCTGGGCTCGACGGCCCTCGTGGCCGCCGACGAGCGGAAGTGGAAGGAGGCGCGCGTCGCGACCCTCCGGCTGGTCAAGGAATTCCCGGACAGCGATGCCACGCCGGTGGTCCTGGCGCAGGTGGGGGCGGTGGCGGGACGCGGCGGGGAATGGGCGCTGGCCAGCGATGTCCTCCAGACCCTGGCCACCCGCTATCCGACCCATGGCGCCGCACGCGACGTGCGCCTCGACTATGCCGAGGCTCTGGTCCGGACGGGCGCCACCGCCGAGGCGCGCACGAGGCTGCAGGCTCTCGTGGATGCCTCGCCTCCTGAGGACCCGACGCTGCCCCGCGCGCTCCTGCTCCTGGGCCGGAGCTACGAGACCGCGGGCGATCAGCCACAGGCCACCGACCTCTACGCCCGCGTGACGCGCGATCACCCAGCCTGGCAGGGCGCGGCCACGCTCGGCCAGGCGCGCGTGCTCATGATCGACGGCAAGTGGGCCGAGGCGCAGCCGCTCTTCGAGCGCGCGCTGTCCGCCAGTGATGTGCAGGTCGCCACCGAGGCCGCTTATCGCCTCGGCGAGGGCTACCGGGCCGCGGGTCGTCACCAGCAAGCCGTCGACGCCTACATGACGGCGGCCTATGTCGCTCCCGACACGACGCTGGGACGGCGCGCCCTCCTCGGGGCCGGACAATCCTTCGCCGCCCTCAAGCAGCCGGACTTCGCCGTCATCGTCTACAAGAAGCTGCTGGCCTCGTCGGGCATCGAGACCGACCTGGCGGAGGCGGCGAAGAAGAATCTGCGCGCGCTCGGCGTCAACTAG